In Blastopirellula sediminis, the following proteins share a genomic window:
- a CDS encoding putative motility protein: MTGLDPAISSVLAAKEAATQSQISFAVAKKGLDAQEQQGQAVVSLIEAAGRIGKETGKGASFDAFG, translated from the coding sequence ATGACAGGTTTGGATCCGGCGATTTCGAGCGTCCTCGCGGCGAAAGAAGCGGCGACGCAGTCGCAGATCAGCTTCGCGGTGGCGAAAAAAGGACTCGACGCCCAAGAGCAGCAAGGCCAAGCGGTAGTTTCGTTGATCGAAGCGGCGGGTCGCATTGGCAAAGAGACTGGTAAAGGGGCTTCCTTCGACGCTTTCGGCTAA
- a CDS encoding 3'-5' exonuclease, whose translation MSYYMIDVEADGPIPGDYSMVCFGAVLVTPGLEQTFYGRLRPISDKWIPEALAVSGFSREETLEFPTAESEMKRFAQWIGETTEGQPMFISDNNGFDWQFINWYFHHLVGKNPFGHSSTNLGSLYKGMQKDCFVNFKHLRKTKHTHHPVDDAKGNAEALLHMKAELGLKIRLQ comes from the coding sequence ATGAGTTACTACATGATTGACGTCGAGGCGGATGGTCCGATCCCCGGCGACTACTCGATGGTCTGTTTTGGCGCCGTGCTGGTGACGCCGGGTCTCGAACAGACGTTCTATGGGCGTCTTCGCCCGATCTCGGACAAGTGGATTCCCGAAGCGCTGGCGGTCAGCGGCTTCTCCAGAGAGGAAACGCTGGAGTTCCCTACCGCTGAGAGCGAAATGAAACGCTTCGCTCAGTGGATCGGCGAGACGACCGAGGGACAGCCGATGTTCATTTCGGACAACAACGGCTTCGATTGGCAGTTCATCAACTGGTATTTCCACCACTTGGTGGGGAAAAACCCGTTCGGTCACAGCTCGACCAACCTTGGCTCGCTCTACAAAGGGATGCAGAAGGACTGTTTCGTCAATTTCAAGCATCTGCGGAAGACGAAGCATACCCATCACCCGGTCGACGACGCGAAAGGGAACGCCGAAGCCCTGCTCCACATGAAAGCGGAGCTGGGACTGAAGATCCGCTTGCAGTAG
- a CDS encoding sulfatase-like hydrolase/transferase: MLRSGSIALLLALWALPAISAAADPNGAKPNFLLILTDDQSYEAVGYRGMTQVQTPHLDQLAKRSLSFTHAYNQGSWSPAVCFASRLMLNTGRFVWHAEPHFQTAEKERQAGRFWSESMKRAGYDTYMTGKWHLRANAQKAFDHVGTLTLPLHTPEQYNRPLSEDDVTWQPWDRKYEGYWKGGKHASEIVGDEAVEFLHQAAQREQPFFMYVAFNAPHDPRQSPKRYVDMYPRDQIEVPANYLPEYPEKDLIGLDDQRRDERLAPFPRTRLAVQTHRQEYFAIITHMDEQIGKILQALRESGKEENTYVFFTSDHGLAVGHHGLMGKQNMYDHSSRVPLLMAGPSVEPGTNDAAVYLQDILPTTLELAGIAKPEYVEFQSLTPLIWGGETQSYDAIYNGYLDLQRSITQDGFKLIMYPPAGVVKLFDLRRDPLEMNNLAADPLQAVRRKDLYQAFRKWQQKTGDSLVMPESIVSQI; the protein is encoded by the coding sequence ATGCTCAGATCCGGTTCAATCGCTCTGTTGTTGGCGCTCTGGGCGTTGCCTGCGATCAGCGCAGCGGCCGATCCGAACGGTGCGAAGCCGAATTTCCTGCTGATCCTGACGGACGATCAGAGCTACGAAGCGGTCGGCTACCGCGGCATGACCCAGGTGCAAACGCCGCATCTCGATCAGCTCGCCAAGCGGTCCCTCTCCTTTACGCACGCCTACAACCAAGGCTCGTGGAGTCCCGCCGTTTGTTTCGCCAGCCGCTTGATGCTCAACACCGGCCGCTTTGTCTGGCACGCCGAGCCGCACTTTCAGACCGCGGAGAAAGAACGTCAGGCCGGGCGGTTCTGGTCAGAAAGCATGAAGCGAGCCGGATACGACACCTACATGACCGGCAAGTGGCACCTGCGAGCCAACGCCCAGAAGGCGTTTGATCATGTCGGGACGCTCACGCTCCCTCTGCACACGCCAGAGCAATACAACCGCCCCTTAAGTGAGGATGACGTCACGTGGCAGCCCTGGGATCGAAAGTACGAGGGCTACTGGAAAGGGGGAAAACATGCCAGCGAAATCGTCGGGGACGAAGCGGTTGAGTTTCTCCACCAAGCCGCCCAGCGAGAGCAGCCCTTCTTTATGTACGTCGCCTTCAACGCTCCGCACGATCCGCGGCAGTCGCCCAAGCGATATGTCGACATGTATCCCCGCGATCAAATCGAGGTGCCGGCCAATTATCTGCCGGAGTACCCCGAGAAGGATCTGATCGGGCTCGATGATCAGCGGCGCGACGAACGCTTGGCGCCATTTCCCCGGACGCGACTCGCGGTGCAGACCCATCGCCAGGAATACTTCGCCATCATTACTCATATGGATGAGCAGATCGGGAAGATCCTCCAGGCCTTGCGCGAGTCCGGCAAAGAAGAGAACACCTACGTCTTCTTCACCTCCGATCACGGGCTTGCGGTTGGGCATCATGGCCTGATGGGGAAGCAGAACATGTACGACCACAGCAGTCGCGTACCGCTGCTGATGGCCGGACCGAGCGTTGAGCCTGGAACAAACGACGCCGCCGTTTACCTGCAAGACATTCTGCCGACGACGCTGGAACTGGCCGGCATCGCCAAGCCGGAGTACGTGGAGTTCCAGAGCCTGACGCCGCTCATCTGGGGCGGCGAGACGCAATCGTACGACGCCATCTACAACGGCTATCTCGACCTGCAACGGTCGATCACCCAAGATGGCTTTAAACTGATCATGTACCCGCCGGCCGGGGTCGTAAAATTGTTCGACCTGCGGCGCGATCCCCTGGAAATGAACAACCTGGCCGCCGATCCGTTGCAAGCGGTCCGGCGGAAGGACCTCTACCAGGCGTTTCGCAAGTGGCAACAGAAGACGGGCGATTCGCTGGTGATGCCGGAATCGATCGTCAGCCAGATTTAA